The sequence ACTGCCGCCGCCTAACATAATCTCGCCTGAGTCGGCCAATTTTCTGGCAATTGCAAGAATTTCTTTTTGGGCCAATTCGACATCGCTCAGTTTACTGGGCGGAGCGGCTTCAAGATCATCACGGAGCATTTCGGCAGCACGTTTGGACATATTGCCGAATATTTTGTTTTTAAGCTTGTCATCGACGCCACGTAAGGCCAGCAATAGCTGATCAGTCGATACTTCTCGCAGTAATGTCTGGATACCTCTGTCATCAACCTCCACCAGATCAGCAAAAACAAACATTTTGTCCTGGATTTGTTGAGCAAGATCAGCACTGCTTTGGCCGATATCCTCCATAACTCGTTCGCTGATTCCGCCATCCAAAAAGTTAAGGATATTAGCCACTGCATCGATACCGCCAATGGCAGAAAGTTTCATACCATCGTTGCCTGTCAATTGTTTTTCCATGATTTCATCCAGTTCTCTAAGTGCGGCAGGTTGAATGCCTTCCATCGTGGCTATTCTCATCAAGATATCGGCACGTGTGTTTTCAGGCAGAAGCCTCAATACGTCTGCAGCCAGATCGCTTTCCAGTAAAGTCAAAATAATGGCGACAATCTGGGGATGTTCCAGACGAATCAAATCGGCAATTGAACGGGTATCCATCCATTTCAACTGCTCGATACCCTTGCTGTTGGCACCCAGCAAGATCCTGTCAATAATGTTGCCGGCCTTATCGGCACCGAGTGCTCCGGTCAACATATTCCGGATGTATTCATCCGAATTCAAGCCCAAACCGGTCTGACGTTTGACGGTAGTAATAAATTCTTCAAGAACACCATCAACCATTTCCGGTGTGATTTCACTCAGGCCCGCCATAGTCGCTCCGATAATCTGAACTTCTTTGGGCCCCATATGCTTCAACACCGCAGCCGCCCTGTCCTCTCCAACTGCAAGTAATAACAGGGATGCCCGTTGAGCATAGTTTAATGAGTTAGTCTCAGCCATCTTGTTTAATCCATACCTTAATTATTTGCGCTACCAGCATAGGATCTTCGTCAACCAGTTTCTTGATATATTCCAGGCGTTTTTCATAGCTTTGCGGCGCTTCAAGCAGCAGCAAATCTTCGGTTTCGTCTGTTAACGCACGTTGATGCTGACTGTTTTCTTCACCGGCAGGAACCGCATAAGGAACACCGTTATCATCAAAGGCCACCGAACCGCCTATCGCATCAGCTTCAGCTCTTGCCATTGCCAATGTAGCGGCCTTTTGTTCCTCTTCGGTTCTAGCCACCAGGCCTCTCATTGTCGGTCTAAGTACGGCAAAGACCAAGAACAAGATCACTGCAACAGCGGCTAATTGCTTCATCAAATCAATAAACCAAGGCTCATCCCACAGGTTGACAGCCGGTAAGTCCTCGATTTCGTCAGGCGCTCTAAAAGCGACATTGGAAACGGTGACCTGATCTCCGCGGCTGGTGTCAAAACCTACCGCCTGCTTGATCAGGTCATTGAAACGATTAATTTCTTCTTGCGAATAAGGTTGTGAAACCGGTTTTCCGTCTTCACCGCTTATGTAACGGTCATCGACGACCACGGCAACCGACAATCGTTTTAATTGAGCCGTTGCCAGGCGGGTATGCGTGATGGTTTTATCCAGTTCAAAATTTCGTGTCGCAGTTTTGCTGGATGAACTGGGTTTTTCAGCACCGGGAGCCGCGTCGGAAGCCTGCGTTGCTATTTCAGGAGCCACACCGGAAGGCGGTGGTTGATTGGATAAAGCGCCGGGCACACCTTGAACCGAATTGGTGGAATTCTCATCTTCACGCGTTTGTTCGCTACGTAGCGCGGGTAAATCAGGGTTAAACATCTCCTGCGTCTTTTCGGTAACGGTGAAATCCACATCCGCTGAAATCTGGGTCCTGAAGCCATTGGTGCCGACCAAGGGCGTCAAAATATTCTGTATCCGCTCCATCAAGTGATCTTCAATTTCCTTCTTGTATTCAAATTGTTTTGAATTGAGAGAATTATCGGAATCCGATGCCAGGGAGTTCAATAACCGGCCCTTCTGATCCACAACGGTAATCTGGCCGGGCTCCATCATGGGCACGCTGGACGCTACCAAATGAATAATGGATTCTATTTGCCCTTTATCCAGGGCACGGCCCTGATACAGATTAACCATGACCGACGCGCTGGGCTTCTTTTGTTTTCTGACAAATACAGACTGTTTGGGCAACGCCAGAATAACACGGGCTGACTTGACGTTCTGGATGGCCATGATGGTTCGGGCAATTTCGCCTTCCAAAGCCCTTTGAAAGCGGATCTGCTCAACGTTTTTGCTGGTCCCGAAGCTTTGCTCCTGATCCAGCAATTCATAACCCAGACTGGTGCTTCTGGGCAAACCCAAAGCAGCCAGCTTGAGTTTTAGCTCACGGATATCGGCAGTAGGCACCATAATTGCGCCGGAACCGTTTTCGACCTTAAATTTGATGCCTTCCTTATCCAGTACTTCAATAATTTCGGAAGCGTCTTTTTCGGCAATATCAGCAAATAAAAGACTGTAAGAAGTCTCTTGTGACCAAAGAACAACGGCGATCGAAATAGCGATACTGAACGCAAAACCCAAAATCAAACCAATTTGACGGGGCATGCTTAAACCGGCAAACCCCTTGATGAGCGGGTTAGCCTGTGAATTTGCATTAACTTCGCCAGTTCCCAGGCTGGGTGCATTCACTGTATTGTTTCCGTTATCTTCGCTCATGGTCTTTTAATCGCTGTTTACATTGGCATATTCATAACATCTTTGTAAGCATCGACCAGTTTGTTTCTGACCTGGACCATGGCTTGAAAAGAGACGCTGGCCTTTTGCATTGAAATCATCACTTCTGCCAAACTGGCATCGGACTCACCTGTTTCAAATGCAGTTGCCATTTGATTGGAGGTGGCTTGCGCATCATTGACCGAGTTAATTGACTGTTTCAGTAGCGAAGCAAAATCAGGTTGACCTGCTTTCTGAATTTCGCTTGGCTTGTTGCCGGCCTCGATTGACATGGAGCGCATCTGGGACAGTACTTGTGTGATATTCATATCGCTCATGGGAGACCTCACTTGTTTTTGACACTATAGATCAAAGCAATTACCAAGCCAGTCTCAACAAGGAATAACAACACCGGATTCTTTCATCCTCGCCAGTTTATATCGCAGGGTTCTTGGACTGATTCCCAGTTTTTCAGCGGTGTTTTTGCGGCTGCCTTGCTCGTTCTGTAAGGTATTGAGTATCACTTTTTCTTCAGTGGACCTGACTTCATCATCCAATCCGCCTGAAGAACGCAACTCCACTTCATCAAAGGATAAGGCCCGAAGCGGCTCATTGACAGGGCTGTTCGGGTTAAATGCATTGCCCTCCTCGAACATCAAATCGTCAACCGTAATCGATTCGCCCGATTTTAATATCAATGCCCGTTGCACTACATTTTCCAGTTCCCGCACATTTCCCGGCCAGGAATACGCTTGTAATTTGGCAGCGGCTGCGGCATCAAAATCCGGCAAGCTGCCTGATTGGCCGCCATGACGGCGCAATAATTCTATTGCCAGCGGCAAAATATCGCCGGGACGCTCTCTCAACGCAGGAATTTTGATTGGAAAAACACTGAGACGATAATATAAATCTTCGCGAAACCCGCCTTGTTCGACTTTTTGTTTCAGTGTTTGATTAGTCGCCGCCAAAAATCTGACAGTTAGCGGTATTTTCTTTTGACTGCCTATCCTTTCGACTTCTTTTTCCTGGAGCACGCGCAATAATTTGGCCTGCAGGCCGATATCCATCTCGGCAATCTCATCCAGCAACAAGGTGCCGTTTTGTGCTTGTTCGAATTTCCCCGGCATCGACTGCAAAGCGCCGGTAAACGCCCCTTTTTCATAACCGAAGAGCATGGCTTCCAGCATGGATTCGGGGATGGCCGCACAGTTTATGGCGACAAAAGGCCCTTGATTATAAAGCGAATGATCATGAATATAACGCGCAATCACTTCCTTGCCTACGCCGCTCTCGCCTTGCAGCAAAACCGTTACATCCGATTTGGAAACCCGGGTGATTAATTCATACAGCTTGGCCATTCCCTGATCCTGCACAATCTGGTCATTGGCAGCAGCCGGATTGGCAGCAACAAATTCTTTGACTTTATCGACCAGACTCATAGCATCAAACGGCTTGATCAGATAATCCACCGCGCCCGCCTGAATCGCAGCCACCGCTTTTGGAATCGTGCCGTATGCCGTCATCAGGACCAACGGGGTGCCTTTATGCTTGACTTGCATGTTTTGTAATAATTGAAAGCCGTCCATCACTGGCATCTGCACGTCACTGACCACTAAATGAAACCGGTTTTCAGCAAGTTTGAGCATCGCATCCGTCCCATTGCCGGCCGCCAAAACGGTATAACCTTCGATTTCCAGCGTGTCGCACAAAGCTTCGCATAACGCTTTGTCATCCTCTACGATTAAAACATCATACGAATTCATACACATTCTCCTGACAGAACTTCGGCTTCAAAAAATCCGCTGGGCAATATTGACCAGCGCTCGGCATAGACCGGTATAGAGAACGCGAAGCAAGACCCTTCGCCCGGTACTGAGTGACAACTCACCGAACCGCCATGAGCTTTAGCTACCGTTTCAACAACAGCCAGACCCAATCCGGTACCGCTAATTTTTGTCGTATAAAATGGCTCGAAAACTCTTTTTCGATGCTCCTCGGTCATTCCCGCGCCATCGTCCGTTACGGTGAAACAAATAAAATCAGCATCCTTCATTGAAACATCCAGGCTAATAGTGCCTTCTGAACCGCAGACCTCTATCGCATTATTCAATAAATTAACGACGGCACCGCGAAGTGCATCTTCATTGCCTTTGATGGTCTCCACGTCGACCTGATGAGTCAGCGTGAAACTTATGCCAGAGGAGATAACTTTTTCTCGTAGTGTCTCTTCAATTTGCGCCAGAAAATCGCTTAACTTGAACGTCTCCATCGTGAGACGGCCTTCTTTCGCATACATCAGCATATCGCTGATTTGGCGGTCCAAATAATGCAATCTTTCCACCAAGGTATTGGAAAAACGTTGCCGTTTGCTTTCATCCAAAGCGGGTTTAGTCAGGTGGGATGCATACAGAACAGCTGTCGATAAAGGCGTGCGTAATTGATGAGCCATACGCGCTACCATTTCCCCCATGGCCGACAAATGCTTTTGTTGATTCACAGTGTCTTGTAAACCCCGCATTTCGGTGACATCGGACAGCAAAATAAGTTGGCCGGAGTTGTTTTTTAAGTGGCTCTGACTCAGATTGACGCGTTTACCGTCTGGTAACTGGAGCTCGTGAGGATTGTCGAATAACGCTGAAAGCCGTTGATTCAGGATTTCGTTCCATATCCTGCCCAGCAAGGGCTCTCCCAAAAAACTCAATGCCACCGCATTGAAATCAACAATACGCCCGATTGAATCCAGCACGATGATTCCGGCCGGAAGCGCCGCGAGAATCTGCTGCAGTCGATCTGCAATTTTTTCGTTTTCAATCAGCGTTTTCAGACGGTCACTTCTGGCCTGAACCAGTTCTGTCCGCAGTTTTTCGACCTGTTTTTCCAGGCTTTGATAGGAATCAGCCAGATTCTCTGAAAGCTCATTAAAGATTCTGAAGGCATCAGCCAGCTGTTCGGTTTTATGTGATGAAGTTTGCATATTCAATCGTCCGTTAAATGACGACCGAAGTACATGCGAATTTAATACCAAGTGCTCTTTAGGCTATAAAAGACAATCTATTAAGTGAATGTACGGGGGTGATAAGCGTCAAGAATTTGTTACTGAAGTTTTCCAATAATTTCAAAAACAGACTTTCAATATGCTTGGGTTGCATGAATTATCTATAGAATCTGCGTAAGCGGTGACAAACCCAATTAATAAAGCACTGTTAGTGTTATGCGTTGAACGTTGGGCAGAAGCGTCATCCCGGCAGGGATTGCCGGGATCCAGGACACAAGGATGTGTTTCAGCCTTTGCCAGCCATGGCTTCTGGGTTCCGGCAACTGGTAATGCAAACACAGTTCCCTAACAAGCCTGGACATCCCCATAAAAACTGGAAAACTTAAGTTTGTTATGCAGAAGACTCAAAAAAGAAATGGCGAATCAGGGTATTACTCTGATTCGAGTAAAAAGGTCTGATTATGACTCCGCATTACCGCTGTAAATCATACTTTCGTAATTTTTCAACCAATGTCGTTCTCTGCATTTTCAACAACTTGGCGGCATGGGCGACAACACCGTTAGATTCGGCAAGCGCCTGTCTTATCAAATCGGTTTCCATATCGTTGAGGTATTCTTTCAGGTCGATTCCCTCTTCCGGCAAGCTCCGAGATCCTAAGCTCGATAAGACGGAAATTCCGGATTTGGCCGTTTCTGAAACCGGATCAACTTCCAGCAATGAAAATCTGAAATTTTCAGGTACTTCATATTGCTGAAATTTTTCGGGTAGATCCGAAGCATCAACCAAACCCTTTGGAAAAATGATCGCCATTCGCTCTATCAGATTGGCGAGTTCTCTTACGTTCCCCGGCCAGTCATGTTGCATTAATACTGCCAATGCAGCATCAGTGAGACGAACGGATCCCCTACCGTCATTTTCCAGTCGGAGAATTAAATCTTTTACCAAAATAGGGATATCTTCTTTACGCTCTCTTAATGCAGGCACCTCAATGGGGAAGACATTAAGCCGGTAAAATAAATCTTCACGAAAACGGTTTGATGCAATTTCTCCCTCCAGTTTTCGATGAGTGGCCGCAATAATTCTGACGTCGCATTGAATGGTCCGGTTGCTGCCGACCCTTTCAAATGATCTCTCTTGCAAGACACGTAAAAGCTTGACCTGCATAGGCATGGGCATATCGCCAATTTCATCGAGAAACAAGCTTCCGCCCTCGGCTAATTCAAATCGGCCTTGGCGTGAGCTTAATGCACCGGTAAACGCGCCTTTCTCATGACCAAACAATTCACTTTCCAGTAATTCTCCTGGAATGGCTCCGCAATTAACAGGTACAAAAGGGCGATTTGCTCTAGCCGATGAATCATGCAGGGTTCTAGCTACCACTTCCTTGCCGGTACCGGATTCACCCAGAATTAAAACGGTGGCATCAGAATCAGCGACCTGACTGATCAACTTGGAGACTTGAATGATTCCGGAACTATTGCCTCTAAGGCGCGGTTTGTTTGTTAATCTTCTATCATAGACGCGACGATCCAACTGATGCCTTTTAGCGGCCTGTTGTTCCTGAGACAGCGGCAACCGGTCGAGCACCCGCTTAAGATCCGGATAACCCAACGGCCAATCCAGTGTCTGATTCACCATCGTGTCCACACTTGAGGACAAATTGACCGGCTCTCCTGTTTTTTTAAGCAGAATGATGATTTTTTTCTCATCCTTATCGATGAGGGATCTGATCACCAAGGCCTGCTTTTCGATACCATTGCCAATAAAAACTGCGGCACAATCATTAACTTTCTGATCCAGGATTTCTGAAAAATCTCCCGGCGAAGAAACGCAAACATCAAACTCCATAAACTTAAGTATTGTTATGAATTCTTGAATTCTGGAATGCTCATCATCAATTAACCAAATGCAAGGCCAAGCCATAGACTTACTCATTACTTAAAGTGTTAATAGCCAAAATCAATGTATCCCTCTGCAAATACTTTATATAAATTTGAACTTCGTGCTGCCTGCCGCCCCTGAAAAACCATATTACCCGGACGGTTCGATAAAGGCTTGCTTATCCATTGATACAGCTCGATTTAATGCATAGAGATTAGACTAATTTTATAAAAAGTCTTTTTTTGCACCCTTGCTTGACCAGGCCAATCCATTCATCAGTGATTGATGGTCAAGATAATCTGTCGCGAAAAGCAATCCTTTGCTAAAGATCACGCTTCCCGTCTCTTTCTTCAATGCCAATCCTTTATTAATATAGAGTATAAACAAGTCTGGCAATCAGGCCTTAAATTGAATCTATCACGTTTAATAATCCAGGTATTTGCCCCCCGGCTTTACGAAAGCGTAATTCTGCTTACTTCATTAACAGCTGAACATTGAATTAATAACGGAAAAAACCGGTTAACTGCTTGACAAAATCTGTGTATTAGGGAAACTAAGGTATCTCAATTGGATAGAGTAATTTAGTTTTGAACGATATTCCCCTTAGTTTACTTTTCGGCGC comes from Methylicorpusculum oleiharenae and encodes:
- the fliG gene encoding flagellar motor switch protein FliG codes for the protein MAETNSLNYAQRASLLLLAVGEDRAAAVLKHMGPKEVQIIGATMAGLSEITPEMVDGVLEEFITTVKRQTGLGLNSDEYIRNMLTGALGADKAGNIIDRILLGANSKGIEQLKWMDTRSIADLIRLEHPQIVAIILTLLESDLAADVLRLLPENTRADILMRIATMEGIQPAALRELDEIMEKQLTGNDGMKLSAIGGIDAVANILNFLDGGISERVMEDIGQSSADLAQQIQDKMFVFADLVEVDDRGIQTLLREVSTDQLLLALRGVDDKLKNKIFGNMSKRAAEMLRDDLEAAPPSKLSDVELAQKEILAIARKLADSGEIMLGGGSDELV
- the fliF gene encoding flagellar basal-body MS-ring/collar protein FliF; this encodes MSEDNGNNTVNAPSLGTGEVNANSQANPLIKGFAGLSMPRQIGLILGFAFSIAISIAVVLWSQETSYSLLFADIAEKDASEIIEVLDKEGIKFKVENGSGAIMVPTADIRELKLKLAALGLPRSTSLGYELLDQEQSFGTSKNVEQIRFQRALEGEIARTIMAIQNVKSARVILALPKQSVFVRKQKKPSASVMVNLYQGRALDKGQIESIIHLVASSVPMMEPGQITVVDQKGRLLNSLASDSDNSLNSKQFEYKKEIEDHLMERIQNILTPLVGTNGFRTQISADVDFTVTEKTQEMFNPDLPALRSEQTREDENSTNSVQGVPGALSNQPPPSGVAPEIATQASDAAPGAEKPSSSSKTATRNFELDKTITHTRLATAQLKRLSVAVVVDDRYISGEDGKPVSQPYSQEEINRFNDLIKQAVGFDTSRGDQVTVSNVAFRAPDEIEDLPAVNLWDEPWFIDLMKQLAAVAVILFLVFAVLRPTMRGLVARTEEEQKAATLAMARAEADAIGGSVAFDDNGVPYAVPAGEENSQHQRALTDETEDLLLLEAPQSYEKRLEYIKKLVDEDPMLVAQIIKVWIKQDG
- the fliE gene encoding flagellar hook-basal body complex protein FliE, which codes for MSDMNITQVLSQMRSMSIEAGNKPSEIQKAGQPDFASLLKQSINSVNDAQATSNQMATAFETGESDASLAEVMISMQKASVSFQAMVQVRNKLVDAYKDVMNMPM
- a CDS encoding sigma-54-dependent transcriptional regulator — encoded protein: MNSYDVLIVEDDKALCEALCDTLEIEGYTVLAAGNGTDAMLKLAENRFHLVVSDVQMPVMDGFQLLQNMQVKHKGTPLVLMTAYGTIPKAVAAIQAGAVDYLIKPFDAMSLVDKVKEFVAANPAAANDQIVQDQGMAKLYELITRVSKSDVTVLLQGESGVGKEVIARYIHDHSLYNQGPFVAINCAAIPESMLEAMLFGYEKGAFTGALQSMPGKFEQAQNGTLLLDEIAEMDIGLQAKLLRVLQEKEVERIGSQKKIPLTVRFLAATNQTLKQKVEQGGFREDLYYRLSVFPIKIPALRERPGDILPLAIELLRRHGGQSGSLPDFDAAAAAKLQAYSWPGNVRELENVVQRALILKSGESITVDDLMFEEGNAFNPNSPVNEPLRALSFDEVELRSSGGLDDEVRSTEEKVILNTLQNEQGSRKNTAEKLGISPRTLRYKLARMKESGVVIPC
- a CDS encoding sensor histidine kinase, encoding MQTSSHKTEQLADAFRIFNELSENLADSYQSLEKQVEKLRTELVQARSDRLKTLIENEKIADRLQQILAALPAGIIVLDSIGRIVDFNAVALSFLGEPLLGRIWNEILNQRLSALFDNPHELQLPDGKRVNLSQSHLKNNSGQLILLSDVTEMRGLQDTVNQQKHLSAMGEMVARMAHQLRTPLSTAVLYASHLTKPALDESKRQRFSNTLVERLHYLDRQISDMLMYAKEGRLTMETFKLSDFLAQIEETLREKVISSGISFTLTHQVDVETIKGNEDALRGAVVNLLNNAIEVCGSEGTISLDVSMKDADFICFTVTDDGAGMTEEHRKRVFEPFYTTKISGTGLGLAVVETVAKAHGGSVSCHSVPGEGSCFAFSIPVYAERWSILPSGFFEAEVLSGECV
- a CDS encoding sigma-54 dependent transcriptional regulator, which gives rise to MAWPCIWLIDDEHSRIQEFITILKFMEFDVCVSSPGDFSEILDQKVNDCAAVFIGNGIEKQALVIRSLIDKDEKKIIILLKKTGEPVNLSSSVDTMVNQTLDWPLGYPDLKRVLDRLPLSQEQQAAKRHQLDRRVYDRRLTNKPRLRGNSSGIIQVSKLISQVADSDATVLILGESGTGKEVVARTLHDSSARANRPFVPVNCGAIPGELLESELFGHEKGAFTGALSSRQGRFELAEGGSLFLDEIGDMPMPMQVKLLRVLQERSFERVGSNRTIQCDVRIIAATHRKLEGEIASNRFREDLFYRLNVFPIEVPALRERKEDIPILVKDLILRLENDGRGSVRLTDAALAVLMQHDWPGNVRELANLIERMAIIFPKGLVDASDLPEKFQQYEVPENFRFSLLEVDPVSETAKSGISVLSSLGSRSLPEEGIDLKEYLNDMETDLIRQALAESNGVVAHAAKLLKMQRTTLVEKLRKYDLQR